TCAATTGAAGGTTGACAATCACCAGGTTTTTCTGTTTCATTTGAAGGATCCATCTGTGATTCTGtagtaacaaaaacaaaattaataaaagctactataattaataaaaataatgtttgttgCACTGAAATCATAGAGTATTGACCTGagccttatttttatttaataactcACTAACTGCACTGCAATAATGTAAgccttatttttaaaaatatttatttttgttgagtcTTCATAGTTTATTCAAATCCTCAACCCCAATTGATAAACAAGACACATATGTTATTCTagtagaaaaattacaaaaccctaataacataaacacaatcacaaaaatcctaaattccggattcaaaaaccctaatatcacaaataccatctattataatttcaaagtaatttcacaaacccaatcacaaaaccctaataacacaaacacaatcacaaacacAAATACAATCACAAAACCCCCAAATTTCagattcaaaaaccctaatatcacaaatacCATCTATCATAATTGcaaagtaatttcacaaactcaatcacaaaaccctaataatacaaacacaaatacaatcacaaaacccctaaatttcgaattcaaaaaccctaataaaaCAAATACCATCTACcagatttcaaaatttcaaaaacaaattaccGTGAGGAATCGAAGATGAagacagagagagtgaggtGAGGCCGAGGGTTTGTGCATTGGCAGGCTACGACTAGGTTCTTAGTACTTACAAGCTATGCCATGAGCTCACGGTATGTGCAACGGCCGGTGAGGGAgcagagagacaaagagagtgaggcagagagacagagacgagAGAATGGGGCAGAGAGACAAAAATGAGAGAGTGAGGCAGAGAGATGGGCACCATTTGCTATTGGAGACTTGAGAAGTTGAGAGTCTGAGACTTTAGGATTTAATCGAGAGGAAAAAGAGTCTTGGAGACTGGTTAGGAAACGACGTCATTTCCTattggtttcaaattttcaatgtggttcttttttttttaaatgataattactttttttttttatggtttggGAAATTGATAACTAGTGtatattagactattactattagttataaacttatatattagtatagctatataatatattagactatatagtTCCAAAAATCGTAGAATCATAATCGGACCAGTTCGAGCCTGTTTGCATAATACAAGAACGGGTCCCGAACACGtgtttttaaaaacttttgagCATGTGTTTTTCGCTTTTAAAAAGTTCATGACAAGATCCCAATTCCCACCTGGCCATTTACTATACCATATGAAGAACCCAAGAACAATATAGCATTTGCCTCCCTtgaggtttttcttttcttctaataaTCAAAAAAGTAAAATGTGGCATAGAGATCATCATCAGGATCAACAATTATATCGgaataatatttctcatacaTATGCTTGTCCCATACAACTGAGGATCGGACCAAGGCAACATCTACAGCAACTTTGGAAACTGATTCATACGGGCATGTTTGCTCTGCTTTGCCTtggatatattttttcctttttgcgaTGTTGTTCTTActacatgtatatatagtttataatctGACGATTGCCTTGtgaatgatttgtgaataaaacatcaaagtttGCTAAAAAAGTAGCCTCTTCAGAGTCTTAGTATATTATTACCtttttacatataaattatacaaaGCAAATGTTcaagttatataaaaatatttgtaaaaaccGAAAGTTATAAGAtgcataaataatctattttatcaaaattaagcAACTCATGAACAACTCGAGcttgttcaaaaaataaacaagttgTTTGTGAATATGAAATGTAATTTGATAATAAGGTTGCGCCCAAGGCATGTTCAGATAAAAGTTAAACAAACGGAGTTTTATCCCTTACTATTCGCTCGAACTTAAATCATTTACACCTCCATAATTGCTcagtttctaaaaataaaaaaataatcaaaatcaaacaataataaaaaaattccaaaaattttgaaaccttAAAAATCGAAATCATTACAAATCAAACAATGCATCAACAAATCAAAGTAGGAATCCAACTTACGGCTTCGGGATGGTTGATGGAAAGTAGTCTATGATGGGGCTGGGCTAACGACAACAAAACtagaggtgtaaccggtctggtttCGTCGGATTTTGGACAGAATTTGGGACTGAATCGGTAtgcaccggttttgcattttcatgAACTGATTCTGCACTACGGGTTACCCCCCTAAACTGATACTTTCGATTTTACCAATTTTGGTCtggttttaatatactatatactatatactatattatatatataatagtatattatagtatataatactatagtgataatatattgtagtatattataatatatattataattgtattatagactataatgatatattataatatataatatagtgagaTAAACTTTTTCATGAGAGAATATTTCCTTACGTGAACGTTGCATGCTTTGCTAGGGTTTACcctaggggtgggctccgactccgacggagtcggagttgtcatttccgacctccgactccgaccggGGTCGGAGCCAAAATTcccctctgactccgactccgaacgtagtcggagtccaattccgatcggaggtcggagctccgacctccgatcggaaactccgactggagttcggagggagttccgaacggaggttggagctccgactccgaactcaatttcagaattttttttttttattatttaaattttgttgttcaatttcgtttcagatagtgggcaacatatatatatttttttaaaagctaaccatctacaaatattcgttctgattttgttactgaattttgattatacttttaatttgttttaaaagtgctcatgactcatgagttgaaaattacataaatttaaaattttatagaaaagaatgatggtacgaatttgtataattcgattaatttcagttggataataaattataaacttttgagagatgatggataagtactaatagaaattatagaataaagagtacttatcccacgtatttgctcgggatataagtacataaatataactatataaatagtttaaaaagtaaataacatgtatgatgcagccataagttataacagtctcatttataacgtaataacaatatgactcagtcttgaaatataactacataaaaattaaacacgggtttcactcaaaccccaatgttccattggtcacacctgaaatgaagatagaaagtagcaatcaatagatgaaaaaaaattgataataaaaaattatatacggtaaaagaataatttgattcttaccaagaaaggaggttctctcaactccatcccaactctcaagtagcgtccgttccaaactctcaatcatcggtaattatgttagggttcacaattagatctataaaatcataaaaagtagaagttagaaacattaaaaataattaaatcatcatttaaaagcatataaacttacccgattcaagcctatagctctcggcatcaacgccaacggtatctagtccaatgggcgtttcacttatccaattctgtgtgcaaacgagggcctccacggttgacggtgacaatgaactccgataagcatccaacacgcgacctccagtgctaaatgccgactctgaggcaaccgtagtgacaggaatggctagcacatctcgggccacacgggaaaggactggatacttggtggaattaactttccaccaagttaataactgaaatacatcactaggtgcctcgacagcttccataaaatatcgttcaacctcagatgtacaatgcataatattccttgttgacatgagttgatgatactgccgtatgacacgattgcctctaacccctacagatgggtcagtatcacctgagggaactgtcgatcctgtcggcctcgaatgtgaggagctaccaactgcggatgaaggctgagcactagtactgtagtgatgatataagtcatcaacatcactttttagcaatctaataaactctccagccttcactgccccgaggacggaatttacccaaaattctagaacggccaacttaactcgagGGGTCAaagatcacagccacaaatagcaatctatttatcttctcaatattcccccaatatttatcatatttgatcttcatcctcgtagccatatcagataacaatccagcagagtcagtacaactattttccaactggaagtgaagctctgagagctcactgaaaaatgagttcgcagtcgtatatttggatccagatagtcgcatggttatctcataaaaagttcttaaaaattcaacaaaataactcacactggtccaatcatgtgcgtctggcgcaccgagcccctgtcctgctggctccaacaaagcatacctcaggcccccatcctcgacctccatccgctcgaatgctttttggtacttctgtgccacatccaacatcatgtatgtagaattccatcgagtcggaacgtccaagcacagcatactagaacattcaatcttcaaatcttctgctattgccttaaacttggcaagcctttgaggggaacccctcacatatcgtacaatgttgcggactcgggttatggaatcatgaacctcttttaatccctcaacaactatgaggttaatgatatgagcacagcatcgaacgtgaataaactcgtgggcccgaatgacatcatctctcaccgtcgtgttccgcttaaaccaatcaattgctgtttcattcgcactggcattgtcaactgtaatacacagcacttttcgaattccccagtcctttaaacaatcatccatcttcgccccaatggatgcacctttatgatccacaatttctttaaaaccaataatttttttatgcaaaatccactcactgtcaatgtagtgtgccgtgatacacatgtagcagacgttctgtatggaagtccatgtgtcagtcgtaaaagacactctttggccagtggtaataaacatcttcctcatctcctccttgtccttcgcatgcctcttcatacaatctcgcatcactgtataccgtgatggaatgggaaatcgtggctcaacaaaatttagaaactttcgaaagcctcttttctcgactgtggtaaatggcatctcatcagtaattatcatctctgcaagcatgtccctcaacatcttctcactgtattgagggatgaccaatttcttagtctgtgtaccatcagtggctgtagaagtttggtaactgaggttggtctgatcagtggcttgcaatcccttcgctatcttatatcgttggcaaccatttagatgtgctattaacacactggtaccttgcttcttcgaatggcatccacaaagtgatccacaataatgacatcttgccactgggttcgcaatttcaccaggaattttggtgaaatgctcccatgtccacgacctctttttagaaggtcgtggtggttgatcttgctcaatgggcatctcctcctcctcgttgaacatatcttcatcctctatatcaactgggagtgggagtcgactactcgcacaagatgtagctgccctagatgtagctgccctagatgtggctctaggggtggaagtacccaccggtgtaggagttgtagcattggcatccgccacatccccttgtggacgatcatctccactatgtctaggatccatatcacaatcaatgaagctgaaaaaattaaattagaagcaaacaATTAGTTTAaattgtatcataataatacatgtatcgatgtattaNNNNNNNNNNNNNNNNNNNNNNNNNNNNNNNNNNNNNNNNNNNNNNNNNNNNNNNNNNNNNNNNNNNNNNNNNNNNNNNNNNNNNNNNNNNNNNNNNNNNAATTCATCCATGCCAAAACAATCAGGAGTGCTTTGGAATCTGATGTCTATGTGGGTAGTGCATTAATTGACTTTTATGCTAAATGTGATAAATTGGAAAGTGCCCATCGCTGTTTCGATGAGATATATCAGAAGAATGTAGTTTCTTGGAATGCTTTAATTTTGGGTTACTCAAATAAAGGCTCTTCCACTTCTATGTTTTTGCTACAAGATATGCTGCGATTGGGCTACCAACCTAATGAGTTCTCCTTCTCGGCTGTTCTTAGGTCATCGATTGCATTGGAACTGAGGCAGCTACATGGTTTAATTATAAGAATGGGATACCAGAATAATGAGTATGTATCAAGCTATCTCATTACCTCATATATAAAAAACGACATCATATCTGATGCCCTGGTCTTCGTTACTACTTCTAATGATCCACTCTCTGTTATACCCTCTAATATTATTGCTGGGATTTATAACAGAAATGGTCAATACAATGAAACAGTAAAGTTACTTTCTCTACTTGAAGAACCTGACATTGTATCTTGGAACATAGTGATTGCAGCTTGTGCTCGCAACAATGATTACAAAGTGGTGTTTGAGCTTTTCAAACACATGCACATGGTTTACATGCATCCAGATGGTTACACGTTTGTTAGTCTTCTGAGTGTGTGTGCTAATATTTGCAACCTTGCTTTAGGAAGTTCTGTTCATGCTCTCATGACAAAGAGGAATTTCAATCGCTGCGACACATTTGTTTGCAATGTGTTAATCAATATGTATGGAAAATGTGGCTGCGTTGAAAGTTCGGTGAAAATCTTTGAcaaaatgacaaataaaaatctcataacctGGACGGCTCTAATTTCTGCCTTTGGACTTAATGGTTATGCTCAGGAGGCATTAGAAAGGTTCAGAGAAATGGAGTTTCTGGGGTTTAAGCCTGATAGGATGTCTCTCATTGCTGTGCTTACTGCATGCAGACATGGTGGGTTAGTGAGAGAAGGGATGGAGTTGTTTGGACAATTGAGGAACTATGGAGTTGAACCCGAAATGGATCATTACCATTGCATGGTGGACTTGCTGGCTAAGCATGGACATGTTAGGGAAGCAGAGAAAATGATTCTCAGCATGCCTTTCCTGCCAAATGCAATTATATGGCGTAGTTTCCTTGAAGGCTGTAAGAGGCAAGAAATTGCAAAGGACCAAACAATGGGACATGTAAATTAGGATCAGCTCAATAACACATATCCTGGAGAGGTAATGTCACTGTTTATTTGTGCAGACGAGTTATGCTTCTCATCTGATCTGCTGTTAGGCCTAATGTCTGCAATTCATCAGATACTACACGAAAAGATATATTCTTGGGAGGATAGATGATTTTGGCTAGTAAAGGCCAGTCTGTGGACTCTGTGCTAGGCTGACCTGGATGGAAGCCAAACAGAGCGGGGAAACAAATCAAAGGATGTTTCTCTGTCTCCTTGCTCGATATGAGGATTACCCTTCTGTTATATACATTCTGATGATATATGCTCTGCAGAGTACAGGTTTATGATGGCATGTCAATAAATTAAGAGCCATCACTTATCCATATTTCTCTTTGATTTGTGACATCCATAACACCTGACACTTTAACCCATCTTCTGTTCTTCTTACCGTGTATTGGCCAAGCGTGatcctccctcctccctcctccccCACTTAAGATAAGAGGCTGTCTCTTCCGTATACTCTAGATTTCAAGGCACCATGGTTCTATTTATGTCATCCATCTTCCGAGGCTGTTGAAGTCATTAGCTGTTGAATTGGCAATGCTGAATGTGTTTTCAATGAAGGGTTCCAAAGATGCTT
This window of the Juglans regia cultivar Chandler chromosome 12, Walnut 2.0, whole genome shotgun sequence genome carries:
- the LOC118343951 gene encoding pentatricopeptide repeat-containing protein At3g58590-like, translated to HAKTIRSALESDVYVGSALIDFYAKCDKLESAHRCFDEIYQKNVVSWNALILGYSNKGSSTSMFLLQDMLRLGYQPNEFSFSAVLRSSIALELRQLHGLIIRMGYQNNEYVSSYLITSYIKNDIISDALVFVTTSNDPLSVIPSNIIAGIYNRNGQYNETVKLLSLLEEPDIVSWNIVIAACARNNDYKVVFELFKHMHMVYMHPDGYTFVSLLSVCANICNLALGSSVHALMTKRNFNRCDTFVCNVLINMYGKCGCVESSVKIFDKMTNKNLITWTALISAFGLNGYAQEALERFREMEFLGFKPDRMSLIAVLTACRHGGLVREGMELFGQLRNYGVEPEMDHYHCMVDLLAKHGHVREAEKMILSMPFLPNAIIWRSFLEGCKRQEIAKDQTMGHVN